Proteins encoded together in one Bacteroidales bacterium window:
- a CDS encoding universal stress protein has product MINKDESKIIIVPWDFTHISEYALEYAINAAHALEKEIFLLHIVNKDATEEQEKEALKRLEKQADEILQKYQIQVQPVVRKGSIFNVISDYASEVKAALVVMGTHGVTGTQKITGSWALKVIIGSKVPFLVIQEKPGTAVGFNKIVYPVDFKGENKEQLQWAIYFGKYFNSKIYLFKRPFRDSSLLKKTNTNLNFAIRFLRQNNLEYEIVEAPGKISFDRETIQFAVDIKADLIIIITSRHFTFLDYLFGNREQRMLSNPSNIPVLCVNPHATSAGVGQFMWGST; this is encoded by the coding sequence ATGATCAACAAGGATGAAAGCAAAATCATAATCGTTCCCTGGGACTTTACCCATATATCGGAGTATGCTCTGGAATATGCTATTAACGCAGCCCATGCTCTTGAAAAGGAAATCTTTCTGCTTCATATTGTTAACAAGGATGCAACAGAGGAACAGGAAAAGGAAGCTTTAAAAAGGCTTGAGAAGCAGGCCGATGAAATTCTGCAAAAATATCAGATTCAGGTTCAGCCGGTTGTAAGAAAAGGAAGTATATTTAATGTAATTTCTGATTACGCATCGGAAGTAAAGGCTGCTCTGGTTGTAATGGGTACACACGGTGTTACAGGTACACAGAAAATTACCGGTAGCTGGGCTCTGAAGGTGATTATTGGATCGAAAGTTCCCTTCCTCGTGATACAGGAAAAACCCGGAACGGCAGTTGGATTCAATAAAATTGTCTATCCCGTCGATTTCAAAGGAGAAAACAAAGAACAGCTTCAGTGGGCAATCTATTTCGGAAAATATTTCAATTCCAAGATCTATCTTTTTAAAAGGCCTTTCCGCGACAGCTCCCTGCTAAAAAAAACCAATACTAACCTGAATTTTGCCATTCGCTTCCTTCGCCAGAACAACCTGGAGTATGAAATTGTTGAAGCCCCGGGAAAAATAAGTTTTGACAGGGAAACAATTCAGTTTGCCGTTGATATCAAAGCAGATCTGATCATCATCATAACCTCCCGCCATTTTACCTTCCTCGATTACCTCTTCGGAAACCGGGAACAAAGAATGCTGAGCAACCCGTCCAATATTCCGGTATTGTGTGTTAACCCCCATGCAACCAGCGCCGGAGTGGGGCAATTCATGTGGGGAAGTACCTGA
- a CDS encoding NAD-dependent epimerase/dehydratase family protein: MRKILVTGGTGLVGSHLLYHLLQQENQITALKRSSSKTEMVRKIFSYYTSDPESFFRRITWIDCDLLDPESVIESVRDSGCEEVFHCAAMVSFRASEHKKMIANNVTVTENIVNACLELGIRKMCYVSSTAALGSATEGEEVTEESIWKPSSARSAYAFSKFRSEMEVWRGIEEGLQAVIVNPSIILGPGFWNKGSPSIFSAVHKGMKFYTNGVTGYVDVRDVVQIMDLLMQSDIAGERFIVSSQNLSYREIFTMMARELGTEPPRYYANPAMTCIAWIFSSAFSLITSRDPLLTKEMLSASRSIVRFSNQKIKKKIGYQFIPVQETVHFVARKFLSDMQMNAPGAEK, translated from the coding sequence ATGCGTAAAATACTGGTAACCGGAGGTACAGGCCTCGTTGGAAGCCATCTTCTGTACCACTTACTGCAACAGGAAAACCAGATAACTGCCCTCAAACGATCTTCCAGCAAAACAGAAATGGTCAGGAAGATCTTTAGTTACTATACTTCCGATCCTGAATCCTTTTTCAGAAGAATTACCTGGATCGACTGTGACCTGCTTGACCCCGAATCGGTAATTGAATCCGTCAGGGACAGCGGATGCGAAGAGGTGTTTCATTGCGCGGCCATGGTATCATTTCGCGCCTCTGAACATAAAAAAATGATAGCCAATAACGTTACCGTAACGGAAAACATAGTTAATGCATGCCTTGAACTGGGCATCAGAAAAATGTGTTATGTAAGCTCTACTGCTGCTCTTGGTTCCGCCACCGAAGGAGAAGAAGTTACCGAAGAAAGCATCTGGAAACCGTCTTCGGCACGTTCGGCCTACGCCTTCAGCAAATTTCGCTCCGAGATGGAAGTCTGGCGGGGCATAGAAGAAGGCCTTCAGGCAGTTATTGTCAACCCTTCGATTATCCTCGGGCCCGGCTTCTGGAACAAAGGAAGTCCGTCCATTTTTTCTGCCGTTCACAAAGGAATGAAATTTTATACCAATGGAGTTACCGGATACGTCGATGTTCGCGACGTGGTTCAGATAATGGATCTCCTGATGCAGTCAGATATTGCAGGGGAACGTTTTATCGTTTCATCCCAGAACCTGAGCTATAGGGAAATATTTACCATGATGGCCAGGGAACTGGGAACAGAACCACCCCGGTATTATGCCAACCCCGCCATGACCTGTATTGCCTGGATCTTCTCATCCGCCTTCTCCCTTATCACCTCCAGGGATCCTTTGCTTACAAAAGAAATGCTGTCAGCCTCCCGGTCTATAGTCAGGTTTTCCAACCAAAAAATCAAGAAAAAAATTGGTTATCAGTTCATTCCGGTTCAGGAAACCGTGCATTTTGTGGCCCGGAAATTTCTTTCTGACATGCAAATGAATGCACCCGGCGCGGAAAAGTGA
- a CDS encoding riboflavin synthase, with the protein MFSGIVEEAAPVVALVPEGENLHISIAPSFIKELKIDQSISHNGVCLTVVDLKDTYYTVTAIKETLLKSNLGRLKVGDKVNLERSMLMNGRIDGHIVQGHVDQTAVCTAVREEKGSWYFSFSYDPSYGNITVEKGSVAVNGVSLTVVNSRSDGFDVAIIPYTHEHTNFHSIKPGTVVNIEFDIIGKYIAKILKEQLQK; encoded by the coding sequence ATGTTTTCAGGAATAGTTGAAGAGGCAGCCCCGGTAGTTGCGCTGGTTCCCGAAGGAGAAAACCTCCATATCAGCATTGCACCGTCGTTTATTAAGGAACTGAAAATTGACCAGAGCATTTCCCACAACGGCGTTTGTCTTACAGTGGTTGATCTAAAAGACACATATTATACCGTTACAGCGATCAAGGAAACTTTGCTGAAATCCAATCTTGGCCGGCTGAAGGTGGGCGACAAGGTGAATCTGGAACGAAGCATGCTGATGAACGGGAGAATTGACGGGCATATCGTACAGGGGCATGTTGACCAGACTGCCGTCTGTACCGCTGTACGGGAAGAAAAAGGAAGCTGGTACTTTTCCTTTTCCTATGATCCTTCTTATGGGAATATCACGGTTGAGAAAGGTTCCGTAGCAGTGAACGGCGTTAGTCTTACGGTGGTGAATTCACGGTCTGACGGATTTGATGTTGCCATAATTCCCTATACCCATGAACATACAAATTTTCACTCCATCAAGCCGGGAACGGTTGTCAACATTGAATTTGATATCATAGGGAAGTATATCGCGAAGATTCTTAAAGAACAACTGCAAAAATAA
- a CDS encoding sensor histidine kinase: MRSSGAGLVAILTASAAGILAVIAVLLGHQEVFSTWFVFLVFAVVFVLIFLLVFFLLQGFIRQKITPLYQIIHGTGRKDNNKGNIAATRATLGQVSQDVINWVVSRNREIARLKEMEKYRREFLGNVSHELKTPIFNIQGYVLTLLDGGLEDPSINRLYLEKTEKSINRMISIVEDLEAIARLESGEAEMQFEVFNFLKLVEEVFEMQEERAKKRNITLRLDRKYDRPVKVYADRKRIYEVMNNLIINSINYGNEGGSTTVSCLDIGDTILVEVIDTGIGIEAEHLPRIFERFYRIDKSRSRDFGGTGLGLAIVKHILEAHGQNISVRSTPGKGSVFSFTLRKG, translated from the coding sequence ATGCGTTCATCCGGAGCGGGTTTGGTAGCGATTCTTACGGCTTCAGCGGCCGGAATTCTGGCGGTTATTGCTGTTTTGCTTGGCCATCAGGAGGTGTTTTCTACCTGGTTTGTTTTTCTTGTCTTTGCGGTGGTTTTTGTTCTGATTTTCCTGCTGGTGTTTTTCCTGCTTCAGGGTTTCATCCGGCAGAAGATAACTCCTCTTTACCAGATTATTCATGGAACGGGCCGTAAAGATAACAACAAAGGCAATATTGCGGCAACCAGAGCAACTCTGGGGCAGGTTAGCCAGGATGTGATCAACTGGGTTGTAAGCCGAAACAGAGAAATAGCCAGGCTTAAAGAAATGGAAAAATACCGCAGGGAATTCCTTGGCAATGTTTCACACGAGCTGAAAACTCCTATTTTCAACATCCAGGGATATGTACTCACTTTGCTTGACGGCGGGCTTGAGGATCCTTCCATTAACAGGCTGTATCTTGAAAAAACGGAAAAAAGCATAAACCGTATGATCTCCATTGTGGAAGACCTTGAAGCAATTGCAAGGCTGGAGTCGGGTGAGGCAGAAATGCAATTTGAAGTATTCAATTTTCTGAAGCTGGTGGAGGAAGTTTTTGAAATGCAGGAGGAAAGGGCCAAAAAAAGGAATATTACCCTGAGGCTGGATCGCAAATATGACAGACCGGTCAAGGTGTATGCCGACAGAAAACGCATCTACGAGGTAATGAACAATCTGATCATTAACTCAATCAACTACGGTAACGAAGGCGGTTCCACCACAGTCTCCTGCCTTGACATCGGCGATACCATTCTGGTGGAAGTCATTGATACCGGAATAGGTATTGAAGCGGAGCATTTGCCCAGAATTTTTGAACGTTTTTACCGGATTGACAAAAGCCGTTCCCGGGATTTCGGGGGTACCGGTCTGGGACTGGCCATTGTCAAGCATATACTGGAGGCACATGGGCAGAACATTTCTGTGAGGAGCACCCCCGGCAAAGGTTCTGTTTTCAGTTTTACCCTGCGCAAGGGGTAA
- a CDS encoding isoleucine--tRNA ligase: MKKLFPEYKGLDLPGVNREIMDWWKQNQTFAKSIESRPEERRFVFYEGPPSANGIPGIHHVMARTIKDIFCRYKTMQGFRVERKAGWDTHGLPVELGVEKALGITKEDIGKTISIAEYNEYCRKDVMRYTREWEELTELMGYWVDMNNPYITYDNRYIETLWWLLRQLYDKGLLYKGYTIQPYSPAAGTGLSTHELNQPGCYRDVKDTTVVAQFKVIRDAKSDFLFKDTRLDVFILAWTTTPWTLPSNTALAVGKDILYRQVRTFNPYSGAPVELILAADLMANFFPEKNASLKMEEYQPGSKHIPFEVVREFKGSQLEGIRYEQLIPWVNPGENAFVVVSGDFVTTEEGTGIVHIAPTFGADDFKVAKQYNIPPLLVKDKSGNDMPMVDKKGRFIPVEEMDEEFVRKFVNVELYREYAGRYVKNEYDDSLPSDAPALDVDLAVMLKKENKAFRIEKYEHSYPHCWRTDKPVLYYPLDAWFIRTTALRDKMIELNNTINWKPQSTGSGRFGKWLENLVDWNLSRSRFWGTPLPVWTSEDKKEQICISSVAELKKEIEKSVRAGFMKSNPLEKFREGDYSAENYSSFDLHRPFVDEIILVSPSGKKMYREEDLIDVWFDSGAMPYAQMHYPFEHANDFAKYFPADFIAEGVDQTRGWFYTLHAISTMISGSVSFRNIVSNGLVLDKNGNKMSKRLGNAVDPFETIEKYGADPLRWYMITNSQPWDNLKFDIAGVEEVMRKFFGTLYNTYAFFALYANIDGFDNSAPQVPLTERPEIDRWILSLLNSLIEEVKNDLDDYEPTRAARAIQEFVIENLSNWYVRLNRKRYWGGGFSKDKLAAYQTLYTCLLTVAKLAAPVAPFYMERLYLDLTQNFAGTSAGSVHLENFPEPDASCIDKDLEERMQIAQKFSSMILGLRRKVNIKVRQPLRRILVPVVSEEFKKQFEAVKNLILTEVNVKEAEFISDTAGIIVKRIKPNFKELGPRYGKLMKQISASIAAMTQEEIARFEREGKWELAIDGQNIQLTVNDVEIISEDIPGWLVANEGKYTVALDITITEELRNEGIAREFINRIQNLRKENEFDVTDKIRIRIQNDQYFAKAVEKYRDYISSQTLAVGIDLVDRLDKDRAFEVEIDDDVTTLLEIERVS; the protein is encoded by the coding sequence ATGAAGAAGTTGTTTCCCGAATACAAGGGACTTGATCTTCCCGGAGTGAACCGGGAAATTATGGATTGGTGGAAACAGAACCAGACTTTTGCTAAAAGTATAGAATCGAGACCTGAAGAAAGAAGGTTTGTTTTTTACGAAGGCCCTCCGTCGGCGAATGGCATTCCGGGAATCCATCATGTAATGGCCCGGACCATAAAGGATATCTTCTGCCGGTATAAGACCATGCAGGGATTCAGGGTTGAACGCAAAGCCGGGTGGGACACCCATGGCCTTCCGGTGGAGCTTGGGGTTGAAAAAGCTTTGGGCATTACCAAAGAAGATATCGGGAAAACCATTTCAATTGCCGAATATAACGAATACTGCCGGAAAGATGTGATGCGCTATACCCGCGAATGGGAAGAGCTTACAGAACTTATGGGATACTGGGTTGACATGAACAACCCTTATATAACCTACGACAACCGGTATATTGAGACCTTGTGGTGGCTTTTGAGACAATTGTACGATAAAGGGTTGTTGTACAAGGGCTATACCATTCAGCCATATTCTCCCGCAGCAGGAACAGGCCTCAGTACCCATGAACTTAACCAGCCCGGATGTTACAGAGACGTGAAAGATACGACAGTTGTGGCCCAGTTTAAGGTAATCCGCGATGCGAAATCGGATTTCCTTTTTAAGGATACCAGACTGGATGTGTTTATTCTCGCATGGACCACTACTCCATGGACGCTTCCTTCCAATACAGCCCTGGCTGTTGGCAAAGACATTCTTTACCGGCAGGTCCGTACCTTCAATCCGTATTCAGGTGCTCCGGTAGAGCTGATATTGGCTGCGGACCTGATGGCGAATTTTTTCCCCGAAAAGAATGCATCACTGAAAATGGAAGAATACCAGCCGGGAAGCAAGCACATCCCCTTTGAGGTGGTTAGGGAATTCAAAGGTTCCCAGCTGGAAGGCATCCGGTACGAGCAACTCATTCCCTGGGTAAACCCAGGAGAAAATGCTTTTGTGGTCGTGTCAGGCGATTTTGTTACTACCGAGGAAGGAACAGGGATTGTGCACATCGCCCCTACTTTCGGAGCGGATGACTTTAAAGTGGCTAAGCAATACAATATCCCCCCGCTTCTGGTAAAAGATAAGTCAGGGAATGACATGCCGATGGTTGACAAAAAAGGCAGGTTTATTCCGGTAGAAGAAATGGATGAAGAGTTCGTGAGGAAATTTGTCAATGTGGAACTCTACAGGGAATATGCGGGCCGTTATGTCAAGAACGAATACGATGATTCCCTGCCATCCGATGCACCGGCTCTTGATGTGGATCTTGCCGTGATGCTGAAAAAGGAAAACAAAGCTTTCCGCATTGAAAAATACGAACACAGCTACCCGCATTGCTGGAGAACAGATAAACCGGTTCTTTATTATCCGCTCGATGCATGGTTCATTCGTACCACGGCACTGCGCGACAAGATGATTGAGCTGAACAATACCATTAACTGGAAGCCTCAGTCAACCGGGAGCGGGCGTTTTGGCAAATGGCTCGAAAATCTCGTGGATTGGAATCTTTCCCGTTCGCGTTTCTGGGGTACACCTCTTCCTGTATGGACAAGTGAAGACAAAAAGGAACAGATCTGCATCAGTTCCGTTGCAGAACTTAAGAAAGAAATCGAAAAGTCAGTCAGGGCCGGATTCATGAAATCCAATCCGCTGGAAAAGTTCCGGGAAGGGGATTATTCTGCTGAAAATTACAGCAGTTTTGATTTGCACCGTCCGTTTGTTGATGAGATCATTCTGGTTTCTCCTTCAGGGAAAAAGATGTACCGCGAGGAAGACCTGATTGATGTTTGGTTTGATTCGGGGGCCATGCCTTATGCACAGATGCATTACCCCTTTGAGCATGCCAATGATTTTGCGAAGTATTTCCCGGCCGATTTTATAGCCGAAGGAGTGGATCAGACGCGCGGATGGTTCTATACCCTGCATGCCATTTCAACCATGATTTCCGGCTCGGTATCGTTCCGGAACATTGTTTCCAACGGGCTGGTTCTTGATAAGAATGGGAACAAGATGTCAAAACGACTCGGCAATGCAGTAGATCCGTTTGAAACCATTGAAAAATACGGGGCCGACCCGTTGCGCTGGTATATGATTACCAACTCTCAGCCCTGGGATAACCTTAAGTTCGACATCGCAGGGGTTGAAGAGGTAATGCGGAAGTTCTTCGGCACCCTTTATAATACCTATGCATTCTTTGCATTGTATGCCAATATCGATGGATTTGACAACAGCGCTCCCCAGGTGCCTCTTACGGAACGGCCGGAAATTGACCGCTGGATCCTCTCACTGTTAAATTCACTGATTGAGGAAGTTAAGAATGATCTGGATGATTATGAACCAACCCGCGCGGCGAGGGCTATTCAGGAATTTGTTATCGAAAACCTCAGTAACTGGTACGTACGTTTGAACAGAAAACGCTACTGGGGAGGAGGTTTTAGCAAAGACAAGCTGGCTGCTTACCAGACGTTGTATACCTGTTTACTCACTGTTGCAAAACTTGCCGCTCCGGTTGCCCCATTTTACATGGAGCGGCTGTATCTTGATCTGACACAGAATTTTGCCGGTACTTCAGCAGGATCGGTCCATCTGGAAAATTTTCCTGAGCCGGATGCTTCCTGCATTGACAAAGACCTGGAAGAAAGGATGCAGATAGCCCAGAAATTTTCCTCCATGATCCTGGGTCTGCGTCGTAAGGTAAATATCAAAGTCCGGCAGCCTCTGCGCAGAATTCTGGTGCCGGTGGTGAGCGAAGAATTTAAAAAGCAGTTTGAAGCAGTCAAGAATTTGATACTTACCGAAGTAAATGTCAAGGAAGCAGAATTCATCTCTGATACCGCCGGTATTATTGTAAAAAGGATTAAACCAAATTTCAAGGAACTTGGACCGCGGTACGGAAAGTTAATGAAACAGATAAGTGCCTCAATTGCCGCGATGACACAGGAAGAGATTGCCCGGTTTGAAAGAGAAGGGAAATGGGAGTTGGCCATTGACGGGCAGAATATACAGCTGACTGTTAATGATGTGGAGATCATTTCAGAAGATATTCCGGGCTGGCTGGTTGCCAATGAAGGCAAGTACACGGTTGCCCTCGACATTACCATTACAGAAGAATTGCGGAATGAAGGAATAGCGAGGGAATTTATTAACCGCATTCAGAATCTCAGAAAGGAAAATGAGTTTGATGTAACTGACAAAATTCGCATAAGGATTCAGAACGATCAATATTTTGCCAAAGCTGTTGAAAAATATCGTGACTATATCAGCTCACAGACGCTGGCTGTTGGTATTGATCTGGTGGATCGCCTGGATAAAGACCGGGCGTTTGAGGTTGAAATTGACGATGATGTAACAACCTTGCTCGAAATTGAACGGGTAAGTTGA
- a CDS encoding TraR/DksA family transcriptional regulator yields the protein MAEKEKTRYSDEELAEFKKIILEKLEKAKADYELLKSAITQTESNDTVDTSPTFKVLEEGASTLSKEEAGKLAQRQLKFIQHLQAALVRIENKTYGICRETGKLIPKERLLAVPHATLSIEAKQNQR from the coding sequence ATGGCAGAGAAAGAAAAAACACGGTATTCGGATGAGGAGCTTGCCGAATTCAAGAAGATTATCCTGGAAAAGCTCGAAAAGGCCAAGGCGGATTATGAGCTGCTGAAAAGCGCTATTACACAGACCGAAAGCAATGACACCGTCGACACATCGCCTACTTTTAAGGTGCTTGAAGAAGGTGCATCAACGCTTTCCAAGGAAGAAGCGGGCAAGCTGGCCCAGCGGCAACTCAAATTCATACAACACCTGCAGGCTGCCCTGGTCAGAATTGAGAATAAAACCTATGGCATTTGCCGGGAAACAGGAAAGCTTATTCCCAAGGAACGTCTTCTGGCAGTTCCTCACGCTACTCTCAGTATTGAAGCAAAACAGAATCAACGCTGA
- a CDS encoding lipoprotein signal peptidase — MKLTKTHLAVGIILLVLITDQLLKIYVKTHMMIGDEIHLVRNKIIIHFTENNGMAFGIQLGGEFGKLALSLFRIIAVAVIGFYLSKLVKQNAPAGVIIGVALILAGAAGNIFDSLFYGVIFDDSYGKIATLFPPGGGYSSFLHGRVVDMLYMPVIQTVWPKWIPFVGGTELIFFRPVFNLADTAITTGVLYILIFQRRFFAQPVPAKSSEETVQ, encoded by the coding sequence ATGAAACTCACGAAAACCCATCTGGCTGTTGGAATTATCCTGCTGGTACTGATTACTGACCAGTTATTGAAAATATATGTCAAAACCCACATGATGATTGGGGACGAAATACATCTGGTCCGTAACAAAATCATCATTCATTTTACTGAAAATAACGGAATGGCTTTCGGTATACAGCTGGGAGGGGAGTTTGGAAAACTGGCACTCAGTCTTTTCCGTATAATAGCAGTAGCAGTCATAGGATTTTATCTTTCAAAGCTGGTTAAACAAAATGCTCCTGCGGGAGTTATTATTGGCGTTGCTCTCATATTGGCCGGTGCAGCAGGCAACATTTTTGATTCGTTGTTTTATGGAGTGATTTTCGACGACAGTTACGGAAAAATTGCAACTCTTTTCCCTCCGGGAGGCGGTTACTCTTCATTCCTCCATGGCCGCGTGGTCGATATGTTGTATATGCCAGTTATCCAGACAGTATGGCCCAAATGGATACCCTTTGTAGGAGGAACGGAACTCATTTTCTTTCGCCCTGTTTTTAACCTGGCTGATACAGCAATTACAACAGGTGTTTTGTACATCCTGATTTTTCAGCGCCGTTTTTTTGCCCAGCCCGTTCCGGCTAAAAGTTCCGAAGAAACTGTTCAATAG
- a CDS encoding 2-isopropylmalate synthase, with translation MERHIEIMDTTLRDGEQTSGVAFLESEKSAIARMLLDEVKVDRIEIASAKVSEGEFRAAARILEWAGKKGYSDRVEILGFVDGTASIDWIVSAGGKVLNLLTKGSLNHVQGQLRKTPEQHLADIKQCIQYALKKGLTVNIYLEDWSNGMKNSRDYVFFLMDHLKNEPVRRFMLPDTLGILNHENTFEFCEIMVKRYPGLHFDFHAHNDYDLATGNVYAAVKAGVKGVHTTVNGLGERAGNVPLTSVVAVLKDHLGVKCSVKEKTIYQLSKMVETFSGIRIPHNKPVIGENVFTQTCGVHADGDNKNNLYFNDLLPERFGRVRQYALGKTAGKANILKNLEELGLQLSAEEMKRVTQRVIELGDKKETVTREDLPYIIADVLNSEIIKQRIKIVNYALSVAKGLKSVATVSLDIDGKIYEETASGDGQYDAFMNAVKRIYDKQKLSLPKLVDYTVSIPPGGKTDALVETVITWNDGRRDFKTRGLDPDQTVAAITATMKMLNM, from the coding sequence ATGGAACGGCATATTGAAATAATGGATACCACGCTGAGAGATGGTGAGCAGACCTCCGGTGTGGCTTTTCTCGAATCGGAAAAATCTGCAATCGCCAGGATGCTGCTGGACGAGGTGAAGGTTGACCGGATCGAAATTGCTTCGGCCAAGGTTTCAGAGGGAGAATTCAGGGCAGCGGCCCGTATTCTGGAATGGGCAGGGAAAAAGGGCTATTCAGATCGGGTTGAAATACTTGGGTTTGTTGATGGAACGGCATCAATCGACTGGATTGTTTCCGCCGGAGGGAAAGTTCTTAATCTGCTGACCAAGGGATCATTGAATCATGTTCAGGGACAATTGCGAAAAACACCTGAACAACATCTTGCCGACATAAAGCAGTGCATTCAGTATGCCTTGAAAAAAGGGCTGACAGTGAATATCTACCTTGAAGACTGGTCAAACGGGATGAAAAATTCCCGCGACTATGTCTTTTTTCTGATGGATCATCTTAAAAATGAACCTGTCAGACGGTTTATGCTTCCTGATACCCTGGGAATACTCAATCATGAGAATACCTTTGAATTTTGTGAGATAATGGTAAAGAGGTACCCGGGACTGCATTTTGATTTTCATGCGCACAATGATTATGATCTGGCCACAGGTAATGTTTATGCTGCAGTGAAAGCCGGTGTGAAAGGGGTTCATACTACCGTGAATGGTCTTGGTGAACGGGCCGGAAATGTACCGCTTACAAGCGTGGTTGCCGTTCTTAAGGACCATCTGGGGGTAAAATGTTCGGTGAAGGAAAAAACAATCTATCAGCTGTCAAAGATGGTAGAGACCTTTTCCGGTATCCGTATTCCGCACAACAAACCTGTTATCGGGGAAAACGTCTTTACACAAACCTGCGGGGTCCATGCCGATGGAGACAACAAAAACAATCTGTACTTCAATGATTTATTACCGGAACGTTTCGGCAGGGTGCGTCAATACGCCCTTGGGAAAACGGCAGGGAAAGCAAATATTCTGAAAAATCTTGAAGAACTTGGGTTGCAGTTGAGTGCCGAGGAAATGAAGCGTGTTACCCAAAGGGTGATTGAACTGGGAGATAAAAAAGAAACCGTGACAAGGGAAGATCTTCCATACATTATAGCAGACGTACTGAACAGTGAGATTATCAAGCAACGGATTAAAATTGTCAATTATGCTCTCAGCGTTGCGAAAGGTCTGAAATCAGTTGCCACCGTCAGCCTTGACATTGATGGAAAAATTTACGAGGAAACAGCTTCCGGAGACGGCCAGTATGATGCCTTTATGAACGCGGTGAAAAGAATTTACGATAAACAGAAGCTCAGCCTGCCCAAACTTGTGGATTATACTGTTTCGATTCCTCCCGGAGGCAAAACAGATGCACTTGTTGAAACGGTGATAACATGGAATGACGGCAGAAGGGATTTCAAAACCCGCGGTCTGGATCCTGACCAGACGGTTGCTGCCATTACCGCCACGATGAAGATGCTGAACATGTAA
- a CDS encoding LEA type 2 family protein, with the protein MMKKIAVFVLIVSLGSCSTLRELASLKQCEFRMQGVRNVVAAGVNISGQTSISGLNLLDAGKILAALKQGSLPVNMILDVEIRNPNQQMAALNRTDYIAYLDGNEIFNGSTSQRVEIPGNNQTATLPLNVQFDLIKLMQGKTQNAILNLLFNLAGAGSVPSTLTLKVKPSISLAGMMIPYPGFIDVTTQFGGK; encoded by the coding sequence ATGATGAAAAAGATTGCGGTATTTGTACTCATCGTATCTCTGGGTTCATGTTCCACCTTACGCGAACTGGCTTCCCTTAAACAGTGTGAGTTCAGAATGCAGGGAGTAAGAAATGTGGTAGCTGCAGGAGTGAACATCAGTGGACAAACATCCATTTCAGGGCTTAACTTACTGGATGCCGGGAAAATTCTTGCCGCCCTGAAGCAGGGTTCTCTTCCCGTGAATATGATTCTTGACGTGGAAATTCGCAACCCCAATCAGCAGATGGCTGCTCTGAACAGGACCGACTATATTGCTTACCTTGATGGCAATGAAATCTTTAACGGCTCTACTTCGCAGAGGGTTGAAATTCCCGGTAATAACCAGACAGCTACCTTGCCTTTGAATGTTCAGTTCGACCTGATTAAGCTTATGCAGGGGAAAACGCAGAATGCCATCCTCAATCTGTTGTTCAATCTTGCCGGTGCCGGCAGTGTGCCTTCCACCCTTACTCTGAAGGTGAAGCCGTCCATTTCATTGGCCGGAATGATGATACCTTATCCGGGCTTTATTGATGTAACTACACAATTTGGAGGAAAATAA